Genomic DNA from Mycobacteriales bacterium:
TCGAGGTCGATCAGGGCCTGGTCGACCATCCGCTGCTCGGTCGCCTCGTGGCCGACGAGCTCGGGGCCGATGTCGTCGAGGACCGCGTTGACCGCCTTCTGCACGCCCTTGCCGCCGTAGCGGTCGCCGCCGTCGCGCAGCTCGACCGCCTCGAACTTGCCGGTCGACGCGCCGCTCGGCACCGCCGCGCGGGCGAGCGAGCCGTCGTCGAGGAGCACCTCGACCTCGACGGTGGGGTTGCCGCGCGAGTCGAGGATCTCGCGCGCACCGACGGCGTCGATCGCTGGCATGCGCCCGAGATTAACGAAACGGACGGCGTACGCCGTGCTGCCCCGCCGGGACGCCCGCGCTCGCGTTACGGCAGCAGCAGGCGGCGGAGCTGGGCGGGGGGCGGCGAACCGTGCGCCAGCACCGCGTCGTACGACGAGAGGCTGCCGAGGTCGGCGAAGAGGTCGGCCAGCTCGGTGTAGCCGACGAAGTAGGTCGACAGCTGGGCGCTGGTCAGCCGGGCGCGCCGCCACTTGCCGACCGCCTCACCCTCCTCCTGGAAGCCACGCCGGGTCATGAGATCGAGCGCCTCCGCCTCGGCCAGCTCACCGGCGTGCACGCCCGCGTCGAGGATGGCGTTGATGGTCATCCGCAGCTGCATCTTCAGCTGCTGAAGCCGCACGGGAGTGCCGCCGTGGCCGGCCTCGGCCATGATCCGCTCGGCGTGCACGGCCCAGCCCTCGACGAACGACCCGCTCCAGTACGCCGCCCGCAACGGTGTCGAGCCGGCGAACCTCCTCGCGGTGGCGAGCTGCAGCACGTGGCCCGGCATCGCCTCGTGGACGGCGAGGTCGACGACCATCGCGGAGTTGTACTCGCGGTAGAACGACGCGACGCGCTCGGGCGACCAGTCCGCCGGGGTCGGCGAGATCGCGAACGACGTCGTACCGACCGGCTCCAACGGCCCGGGCGGGTCGCAGTAGGCCACCGCGACCCCGCGGCGGAACTCCGGCATGACCTCGACCCGCACCGGGTCGTCGGGGATCGTGACGATGCCGAGCCGGCGGACGGCGTCCGTGCAGTCGGCGAGCGCCTGCCGGGCCGCGCCGACGATCGTCGTGTCGTCGGGGTGGTCGCGGGCGACATCGTCGAGGGCCGTCCGGATGATCTCGGCCGGCTCGCCGCCGCGACCGAGGTGGTCGCGGGCGACGGCGTAGAGCTGCTCGGTGACCTCGGCGAGGGACGCTTGCGCGCGCGAGAGCACGTCGGCGGGCGACAGCGGGGACTGCAGGGTGAGCCGCAGCTTGCGGTCGAACCGGTCGGCGCCCAGCCGGAAGTCGCGGTGCTCGCCCTCGATCAGCTCGCGCAGGTGCTCCTCGTGCTCGGCCAGCGCGGCGAGGGCACGCTGCTGTGCCGGCTCGACGACGCCGCGCAGCCCGGGCTCGCCGGCGAGCAGCCGGCTCACCTCGTCGCGGACCATGCCGACCGTGCCCGCGTGCTGCAGCAGCGCCGTCTCGACGTGGACGTGCGGCGGTCGCACCAGCTGCCGCCGCGCCGTGGCGACCACGTCGGTGAACGCGTCGAGCCGCGCGGCGATCGAACGCAGCCGGTCGGGGAGCGCCGGGACCTCACGGGTCAGCAACGGGTGCAGCGCCTCGCCGAGGTTGTAGGCAAGCGGGTTCCAGGTGTGCTCCGCGAGCTCGTCGATCGCGAAGACCTCGCGGTCGAGCACGCCGGCCAGGACCGTGGCGTCGACGGCGTCCTCGGGATCGAGCGCGGTGGTGTCCACGGCGGCGAGAGCGCTGCGGTGCGCGGCCGCCCGGTCGCGGGCGGCGCGGCGGCCTTCGACGGTGCGATCGGTCAGCCGATCGTCGAACCGGTGGTCGCCGACGTCGGTCGCCCGCTCCGGGTTGTCGGCCAGCAGGTCGTCGAGCGCAGCGCCCGCCACCTGCCGGAACTGCTCGGCTTCGGTCACCGGCCCTCCCAGCGCTGCTGCCACTGCCGCACGTCGAACTCCTTCGGATCGAGCCCGGCGCTGCGGGCCTCCCGCTCGACCTCGGCGAGCCGGTCTCGGAACGCCCTGGCGCGGCCGCGAAGAGCCGCCTCCGGGTCGACGTCCTGCAGCCGCGCGAGCAGGACTGCGGCCCACAGCAGCTCGCCGACCGTGTCGACGCCGGACCGCTCCTCGACGACGGCCGCAGCGGCGCTCACGGCCTGCCCGGGCGTCTCGGCAGCGGCGATCTCCGGCGACAGCAGGCCCGGCGGCAGGCCGAGCTTGGTCGCCTTGCGCTGCAGGGTGGCGGCGAGGGTCAGCGCCGGCTGCGACATCGCGACGCCGTCGGTCACCGACGTACGCCGCTTCTCCTCGGTCTTGATGACGTCCCAGTTGGCGACGACGTCGTCCGCCCCCGCCACCTCCACGTCGGCGAAGACGTGCGGGTGCCGGCGGACCAGCTTGTCGACCAGCCCCGACGCGACGTCGTCGATCGACCAGGGCCGCTCGGTGTCCTCCTGCGCGACCCGCGCGTGGAAGGCGACCTGTAGCAGCACGTCGCCGAGCTCCTCGCGCAGCGCGTCGCGGTCCCCCTCCTCGATCGCCTCGAACGCCTCGTAGGCCTCTTCCAGCAGGTAGGGCCCGAGGCTCTCGTGCGTCTGCTGCGCGTCCCAGGGGCAGCCGCCCGGCGAGCGCAGCCGGTCCATCGTGGTGACGACGTCGAGCAGCCGGGCGCCGGGCAGGTCGAAGGAACCGTCGAGGACCTCGACCTCGAGGCCTGCGTCACCCAGCGCCCGCAGCGCGCTCAGCAGGGCGTCGTCGCCCTCCGGCGCGACCAACCAGACGGCGGGCACGGCCCGGGCGCGCTCCCGCAGCTCCCGCGCGGTGGCCTCGGGTTCGCCGTCGAGGACGTCCACGTCGATGCCGGCGTGCCGGACCGCCTCCAGCTGCGGGTGCTCGGGGTCGCCGGTGAGCGCGACGCCGGTGCGCAGCGTCTCCCACGCCGGCCAGGACAGCAGCCCGGGCGCCACCCGGGGCGAGGTGGCGAGAAGGACGACACGGTCGGGCACCTGCCCACCATGCCAGAGCCGGTCGGGCTGCCGGTCAGCCGCCGAGCGGGAGAGTCGGCTGGGCCGTCGGCTTCGACTGCAGCGGCTTGGACAGCGTGTCGACGCGGGCGACGACCTGGTTGGTGTTGGGGTCGTAGCGGCCGAAGCGCGGGTTGATGTGCACGCCGAGCCGCTTGGCGGTCGCGGAGAGCACCTTGGCCTCCAGCGTCGACTGCTGGTCCTGCAGGTAGGCGCGGCGCAGGTCGGGCTTGGCCTGCGCGAACGTCGTCGTACGCCGCGCGATGACCTTCACCACGTGCCACCCGAACTGGCTGTGCACCTCGATGATCGATCCGGGCTTGGCCGCGAAGATCGCGTCGGCGAAGGCGGGGACGAACTGCCCGCGCCCGGCGTAGCCGAGCTCGCCGCCGTTAGCCGCCGAGCCCTGGTCGGTGGAGTACTGCTTGGCCAGCGCGCCGAACGACGCCGGGTCCTTGCGGGCCTCGGCCAGGATCTTGTCGGCGGTCGCCTTGTCCTTGACCAGGATGTGGGCCGAGCGCACCTGGTCGTAGTCGTCGATGTGCTGCTCGTAGAGCTGGCGCAGCGTGCTGTCGGGCACCTTGACGTCGGCGACCAGCTTGTCGCCGAGCTTCTGCTGGAGCAGCACGTCCTCGACGAGGCCGCGCAGGTCGCCGGGGGCGAAACCGGACCGCTCCGCCTGCTGCTCGAGCGCCTTCATGCCGCCGGCCTGTTGGGCGTAGACCTTCAGCTGCTGGTCGATCTCGCCGTTGGTGACGGTGATGCCGCGCTCCTGGGCGGCGGTGCGCACCACGGCGGAGCCGACCATCCGGCTGAGCTGGCTGCGCTCGAAGTCGAGCTTGCTGCCGAGCGCCTGGGCCGCCTGCGGGTTTCCCGTGTAGGCGCGGTGGACCATCGAGGCGAGCTGGTCGACCGAGAACGACGTGTTGCCGACGACGGCCGCCGCGCCGGGGTTCGTGGTGCACCCGGACAGCGCAAGCCCACCGGCGAGGGCCAGGACGGCTGCGGCGGTGAGTCGACGGGAGTTGCGGATCAACGAAGGTCCTCTCGGTCCGGCACGTGCACGGTGCGTCAGCCCGCGGCCGGGGCCAGCGCCCCGACCACCTCGTCGAGCAGCTGGCGGCACCAGTCCAACAACGTGAGGTCCCGCAGCGGCGTTCCGCCGATGCGGGCGGTCGTCGGTCGCGGCACCAGCACGGTACGCACCGGCGCCTTGACGACGGAGCCAGGGTAGAGCCGCTGCAGCCGCAGGGTTTGGGACTCCCTCAGCTCGAGCGGCGCGAAGCGGATCTTGTCGCCCTGCAGCGCGACCTCGGTGAGCCCGTAGCGGCGCGCGTGCACGCGGAAGGCCGCGACGTGCAGGAGGTTCTCGACCGGCTGGGGCAGCGGGCCGTAGCGGTCGGCGAGCTCGGCGCGCACGTCGTCGATCGCGTCCTCGGTGCGGATCGAGGCGATCCGGCGGTAGGCCTCCAACCGCAGCCGTTCGACGCCGACGTAGTCGTGCGGCAGGTGCGCGTCGACCGGCAGCTCGATGCGGACCTCGGGCAGCTCCTCGTCCTGCTCGCCCTTGAACTCCGCCACGGCCTCACCGACCAGCCGGATGTAGAGGTCGAAGCCGACCGCGGCGATGTGGCCGGACTGCTCACCGCCGAGCAGGTTGCCCGCACCGCGGATCTCCAGGTCACGCATGGCGACCGCCATGCCGGCTCCCAGGTCGGAGTGCTGGGCGATCGTCGCCAGACGATCGTGCGCCTCTTCGGTCAGCGGCCGCTCCGGGGCGTAGGTGAAGTAGGCGTAGGCCCGCTCGCGCCCCCGGCCCACCCGACCGCGCAGCTGGTGCAGCTGACCGAG
This window encodes:
- a CDS encoding DUF885 domain-containing protein; this translates as MTEAEQFRQVAGAALDDLLADNPERATDVGDHRFDDRLTDRTVEGRRAARDRAAAHRSALAAVDTTALDPEDAVDATVLAGVLDREVFAIDELAEHTWNPLAYNLGEALHPLLTREVPALPDRLRSIAARLDAFTDVVATARRQLVRPPHVHVETALLQHAGTVGMVRDEVSRLLAGEPGLRGVVEPAQQRALAALAEHEEHLRELIEGEHRDFRLGADRFDRKLRLTLQSPLSPADVLSRAQASLAEVTEQLYAVARDHLGRGGEPAEIIRTALDDVARDHPDDTTIVGAARQALADCTDAVRRLGIVTIPDDPVRVEVMPEFRRGVAVAYCDPPGPLEPVGTTSFAISPTPADWSPERVASFYREYNSAMVVDLAVHEAMPGHVLQLATARRFAGSTPLRAAYWSGSFVEGWAVHAERIMAEAGHGGTPVRLQQLKMQLRMTINAILDAGVHAGELAEAEALDLMTRRGFQEEGEAVGKWRRARLTSAQLSTYFVGYTELADLFADLGSLSSYDAVLAHGSPPPAQLRRLLLP
- the mazG gene encoding nucleoside triphosphate pyrophosphohydrolase produces the protein MPDRVVLLATSPRVAPGLLSWPAWETLRTGVALTGDPEHPQLEAVRHAGIDVDVLDGEPEATARELRERARAVPAVWLVAPEGDDALLSALRALGDAGLEVEVLDGSFDLPGARLLDVVTTMDRLRSPGGCPWDAQQTHESLGPYLLEEAYEAFEAIEEGDRDALREELGDVLLQVAFHARVAQEDTERPWSIDDVASGLVDKLVRRHPHVFADVEVAGADDVVANWDVIKTEEKRRTSVTDGVAMSQPALTLAATLQRKATKLGLPPGLLSPEIAAAETPGQAVSAAAAVVEERSGVDTVGELLWAAVLLARLQDVDPEAALRGRARAFRDRLAEVEREARSAGLDPKEFDVRQWQQRWEGR
- a CDS encoding peptidylprolyl isomerase, encoding MIRNSRRLTAAAVLALAGGLALSGCTTNPGAAAVVGNTSFSVDQLASMVHRAYTGNPQAAQALGSKLDFERSQLSRMVGSAVVRTAAQERGITVTNGEIDQQLKVYAQQAGGMKALEQQAERSGFAPGDLRGLVEDVLLQQKLGDKLVADVKVPDSTLRQLYEQHIDDYDQVRSAHILVKDKATADKILAEARKDPASFGALAKQYSTDQGSAANGGELGYAGRGQFVPAFADAIFAAKPGSIIEVHSQFGWHVVKVIARRTTTFAQAKPDLRRAYLQDQQSTLEAKVLSATAKRLGVHINPRFGRYDPNTNQVVARVDTLSKPLQSKPTAQPTLPLGG